Genomic segment of Malania oleifera isolate guangnan ecotype guangnan chromosome 7, ASM2987363v1, whole genome shotgun sequence:
ACGGTCTAGAAAGAAGACACTGGGTAAGGGGTAAAGACCACAACTGTAGAGGAGCTCACAGTCCCTCTGGTTAATAAGGGTTGGGTGGGTTCTCCTGAGCAACACAGTTACAGAGACCTCTATATGGTTTCAGGATTCCTGACAATCAAGCAGGAGAACTCGTAAGGAGAATATTGTCAGAGGAGAAATGACTATGATTCAGTCGATTGGATATGGCTTCACAAGAGAACACGAAGAGAGAAGAAAGTCGAAGAAGAGTCGACTTCAATACAATCAACTGGGTGGCTTCAATAAAAGAGAGCTGGGAAGAAGATGAATGGTGCAGAAGAAACAATCTTCAAGGAGTTAACAGTTGGCTAAGGTTCATCTTCAAGAGCAAGAGTTGAGCCTCTCCGATGGTACTGGGTTCAAGGGACCGCATCGCCTTGAGGAGAGCATCATAATAAAGTTAGAACACAGAGAAAGAGAAACACATTAGTGCAACATATGAAGCTGATGGAAACTGCTTTTATGTTCAAAACCACCAAAACTGTAAATAGAGGTTGAGCCAGTTCAATGTGTCTTCTACCCTACATTAAGGCCCCAAGTTCAAGTCCCAAGAAAAAGCAATAATTACTAAATGATGTACAAAGATGAAAGGCCAATATGCCACAAGTATTTCCACTTACAGTGTTTCTCACTGGGCTTGATAAACATTGAATAATAAGAGGGATCCCACCACAATGAGTGACAATAGCAGCATTTGAGGGGTCTGCAGAAATGCAATAACTGTCATTGTCACATTTACCAGATCTGCAAGCAAATGCAATAAGTGGCACACAAAATATGCGCAAACCCAGGTAAATGCACAGCTCCACACATCTAGCATTCATTAATCCCATAGAAGAGAAGTCgtaaaagaaacataatatcaatgtatcattatgattttattttgtgattaccaaaaggttcaattttcttttttcttaccAACACAAGAATTGCAGATTCCACCAACTCCAAATTCCACAAGCTTTTCATTCGGTTCTGTTATGCAGTCTAGGAAAAGTTCCAAAACATTCAGCTGCATCAAATCAGGTACATGGCAGATATGGTCAGGAAAAAAACTTGGATTCGTATTTGCAGTCAAATTATTCCAACACCAGAATAGAGAGTTATGAACCTGCCGTATAAATGTATAATTGTAAGGGTCATATGCAAAATTTGCCAAATTGGCAACAATTCTCTCTCTTGATTCTGAAATCACACATATCAATGGTTAATATCAACTGTCAGAGTAGAGATTTTGAAAGAGCACTCAAATCTCAAGATAATGTAAACAACTCTTGAGAAACTGAATTTATTTTACTGTGTATCCAAAAAGGAGCTAATGGAACTGTACATAACAGTTATGAGATGAAATAGTTTTCCATCAAATATTTACACAATAGGAAACTCCATACACAACATATGTGATATCAATTATAATATTTGGAGTTAGTCAGCAAATATGACACCACCTAATACATAGATATAGAGTAATGAGAACAAATCCAAATGTTATTCATACTTTAAAAAATGGAGAAGGGACAACAATTTGACAGTCACAGCACACAGATAGTGATAGAGGCTTGCCTATTTGGGATTTTAAGGACTCACATAGCTATAGATTGttatttgagtttttattttaatttgggaGATTTGGATATCTGAGAAATTTCAGTTAATTTAGGGCTGTTTTAGGAAATACAGTTTAGGTTTATTTTGTGATATTgggtttatttttaaatatatggTCATAACAGAACAAGCAAGCTGGAATTTGTAATCTGATATCATTTTTTTCAAGGTCACTCCATTCTAGGATATAAATGGATCTGGGCAGGAGCTCATCACACCAGCAGCACTGCTACACAGGTTTTCTCTCTGTGGATCAATAAAATATTTACTGGGAAATTCAAATATCTCTTCTGCCTTCTGTTGATGAAGAAAATCAGAGAATTGCAATGCTAAGAACCTACACagaaataatggaaaaaaaaaaaaacacttttgtTTTGCAACTTGTTCCACCCAATGCGTTTGGAGAGTATATAAAATCCTGCATTAATTGGGTGGAGGGCCATAAATGATAAATGTCACAAATCCAATtgtcaaaacaaaaacaaaaaattcctGCTTTTACTTGGGCAGAGGTCAACATTTGCAAGGTCATAAATCCTGCATTACTTGGTTGATTGTGTTTGGATGCATCCCAAGCCACCTGGCATTGTCTCATCTGCTGCCCAAATTAAAGCTTTGAGGTTGGTCGATGCAAAACCATATAGAGAGCTTTTATCAGTTTAACTACAGTATTAGCAATAAATAATGATTATCTTGAAATTATTTGAACATGTTCTTCATTATCTCGTTGTGAGCCGCTGCTGCTCTACATGTTTAGCTGTAATTGTAATCacatattttctataactataaATGTTGTTACTCTACAGATAATACTagctatagttaaaattttttgacAAAAATTATACTTAGAAATGCATTGACAAACTATATAAAAAAATACAGATAATCACTGTAAATGGAGCATACCTTCATTATTCGTGTTCTGAAACTGATTGACCAGCTCCTGGAAAAAGAAGGCAAAGTGGGTAATGCCATGGAATATCaatagaaaaatatgaaaggCCAACTCGCTGTTTTTCTGGACTTATGTTATCCATATTTTCCATGGGGAGAAAATGGATGTAGATCATTTAGAGAAAAAAAGATCAAACTAGAGGCGGCAAGTGATACAACAAGGATAGAGAAAGGCATGCAGACCTCTCTAAAACACTAGTTTCCAAATTGAACAAACATAAACGCATCCATACCTCCTAGAGCTTTATACTTTTCATTATCCACTAGTGATAGAAGCATAATAAAAAATACAAGGAGAAGTTCAATATGCTAAAATACTTTAACTGTAGTAACTTCATAAAAATTCTGTTTTCAGAACTCAATAATACAAATGGATCAAGCCAGAAAAATAGAATTGATTAAGACAAATATGTTATAATCTAAACAAACATTATCTGCAAGTTTATGCAAGTTACCTGAAGGTATTGCACCCTAGGGGTTCCATATTTTCCTGTACGCTCTTCTTGCCTCCTTTTATTAGTAAACATGTAGATCACTGCAGTAATTAGGAACTAGTGATTCATAAAGTCAGAATCAGTGTTTTTCAAACtatttgaaataaaatgaaactatagctaaaaataaaataacaatgaGATGAAAAACTGAAAATAAACTTGATTTGGTGATTTATGACTATATAATTTGCATATGATTTTATTGTTAAATACTGCTACAGCTTTTTTCACCACTTAAACAATTAATATGAACACAAAGGGTTAAAACATGCAATTAAagttgattttaaaaaaaaaagagccaTCAAAATTCATACACGATCAGCTCATTGATATGATATGGTGGGAACATTTTGATCACTTCAATTGTGAGCCTTGAGGACAATACAACATGCTAGCAAGAGCACCCACATACCCATTAACATCAATATAAAAGGAGAGTTTTAATTACGTATTTTGCATatcattttatcaaaaaatattgTAATAAGTTTTTCATCATTCAAAAAATCAGTTTGAACACATAGGGTTAAAAGCGTGCAAAGTTAAATTAGTCAATTTAAACAAAATGAGCCATCAGAAGTCGTGCATAATCAAGCAGTTGCTCTCTTCCACAATCCTCATCCATAGCATTGTAATGAGACAGATGAATGTAGTTGAGTCAAGGTTCAGATGGAAAGAACCTCGTCATCGACTCTGTTGAGAacttcacttgtgagtttgtcccacattagaaa
This window contains:
- the LOC131159721 gene encoding uncharacterized protein LOC131159721, yielding MFTNKRRQEERTGKYGTPRVQYLQELVNQFQNTNNEESRERIVANLANFAYDPYNYTFIRQLNVLELFLDCITEPNEKLVEFGVGGICNSCVDPSNAAIVTHCGGIPLIIQCLSSPVRNTVNYALGALYYLCNSSNKDEILKPEVVDIMKRYAAAGAVSVSFSNLAKAFLDRHASESS